Within the Butyrivibrio sp. AE3004 genome, the region CAAACTATATATCAATGCATGGTGATGAACTCCATAAGCATAGCGTTTCTAAGTTGATACTTAAAGGCGGTTTTTTTGCAACAGCATTTCCTGTAGCGCCACTTGATGCCAAGTACGTAAAAGTAGGGAAGCTTCCCAATGGGATAGGAGAGTTGTCGCAATCATTCAGCTTTACTTTTGAGAATTCTGGAATGATGCTGGATGGAACCATTTACACTGCCAAGACAGTTCCGGATTATGATGGAAAGCAGAGAACACTTGGGGATATCATGGAGACCGGTGATGTTGATAAGCAATTCTTTATTCCTAAAGAGAAGCTTTATTATACAAGCCCGGATATTACTCATAGTGATGAAACAAAAGAAAGGCTTTCCAAAGAGGAACGCCAGACATGGCAATACCTGAAGGGCGCAAAGAAACTTTGCCGCACTGCTGCGAACGGACATGAGTATGTGTTCTCAGAAGGTGCAATTCCTATGATTGATGAATATGATAAGCCTGCCAGGACGATGCTTACAAGTGAAGGGTCTTTTAGCAGGACAACACATATCGTTAGAGATAAGCAGACAGGTGAGATAAGGCTGCTAACTCCGATAGAAATGGAGCGAATACAGGGGTTTCCGTCAGATTGGACTAAAGAATGTCTTGTTAACGGAGAAAAAGTTGAAATGCCAGTAAATAAAAGAAAATTTATGATGGGTAACGCATTGGTGGTTGATTTGATAAAGAAAATGGAACCAGTGCTTTCAGAGATTT harbors:
- the dcm gene encoding DNA (cytosine-5-)-methyltransferase, coding for MEKKVCELFAGVGGFRCGLNSISSVEDAKKPEKWETVWFSQWEPADKKTQWAHDCYVNRFGTCFDLDGNDTTNEDINAVDKTKVPDHTLLVGGFPCQDYSVASTLATSKGLEGKKGILWWDIRDMLEAKNSPFVLLENVDRLIKSPASQRGRDFGIILACFRDLGYTVEWRVINAAEYGYQQRRRRTFIFAYRNDTNYAKRMLGYANYISMHGDELHKHSVSKLILKGGFFATAFPVAPLDAKYVKVGKLPNGIGELSQSFSFTFENSGMMLDGTIYTAKTVPDYDGKQRTLGDIMETGDVDKQFFIPKEKLYYTSPDITHSDETKERLSKEERQTWQYLKGAKKLCRTAANGHEYVFSEGAIPMIDEYDKPARTMLTSEGSFSRTTHIVRDKQTGEIRLLTPIEMERIQGFPSDWTKECLVNGEKVEMPVNKRKFMMGNALVVDLIKKMEPVLSEIFENE